One bacterium genomic window carries:
- a CDS encoding GAF domain-containing protein, with protein sequence MNDMNRFLPRVSGSTLAERCQSVCEQLRAWNPRYEWVGIYWVNGDFLVLKSWSGKQATHHVKIPISHGICGAAVREDRTVIVDDVSLDPRYLSCFPSTKSEIVVPIQQDGRAIGEIDIDSSMTSAFGDGDRVLLEALAQHISQWSAEFA encoded by the coding sequence ATGAACGACATGAACCGCTTTTTGCCGCGAGTGAGCGGCAGCACGTTGGCCGAGCGCTGCCAGAGCGTCTGCGAGCAACTCCGGGCGTGGAATCCCCGGTATGAGTGGGTGGGTATCTATTGGGTCAACGGAGATTTTCTTGTTCTGAAGTCCTGGTCGGGGAAGCAAGCCACGCACCATGTGAAGATTCCCATCAGCCACGGCATCTGCGGCGCGGCGGTTCGGGAAGACCGAACCGTAATCGTGGATGACGTATCGCTGGACCCGCGTTATCTGTCGTGTTTTCCCTCCACGAAATCGGAAATCGTGGTGCCGATTCAACAGGACGGACGAGCCATCGGCGAGATTGACATTGACAGTTCGATGACCAGCGCGTTTGGCGACGGCGACCGCGTTTTGCTGGAGGCTCTGGCACAACACATCAGTCAATGGTCGGCGGAATTCGCATGA